The genomic window CGAAACGGTGGCAGATTCTAAGAAATTTTATGGTCTGATGCGTGCTTATTCGGCGGCGGCGGTTGCGGTAGGATCAGGGTTTGAAAACAACCCATCGCCCGGAAATATCAAAGACGGTTTAATTACGGATGCAATGAAATCTGCCGGAGCGGCTAAAAAAGGAGGTACCTCTCCCGTAGTTGAAGTTTTAGACTATACGGAGCAGGTTACAAAACCAGGTCTACACTTATTATGTACCCCGGGTAATGATGTAGAATCTACAACCGGTTTGGTCGGTTCCGGTTGTACTATAGTCGTTTTTACCACAGGTTTGGGAACACCTACAGGCAATCCAATAGCACCGGTTTTAAAAATGTCGAGCAATACGAATTTATATGAACGTATGAATGATATTATTGATATGGACGCTGGAACGGTGATCACGGGCGAGGATACCATTGCCACTATGGGTGAAAAGATTTTAGAACATATTATCAGTGTAGCTAGCGGTGAAACGCCGTCTAAGGCAGTACTGCATGGAAATAACGATTTTATTCCCTGGAAAAGAGGGGTGTCGTTATAAGTAAATTTTCAATTAAATAGGATCATACCCGTTAGGTTTTATAAACACCTCAGCGTACTTGAGAAAATAAAGTGAATGCAAGAATTAAATAGAAATACGGTAACTGCCAAAACTTATACAGAACGTATTATCCAGTTTGGGGAAGGGAACTTTTTAAGGGCTTTTGCTGATTGGATGGTGCATAAAATGAATAAAGAAGCTGATTTTGATGCCGGAGTGGTTGCGGTTCAGCCCATAGATCAGGGGTTGGTTCATTTGCTTAATGACCAGGATGGTTTGTACACTTTATATTTAAACGGTATCAAAAACGGAAAAGCTATTAGCGAATATGAAATTATTGATTGTATTCAAAGAGGAATTGATCCTTATAAAAATTACGAGGAGTATCTGGCACTTGCAGAAAACCCGGATATACGCTTTGTAATTTCAAATACTACGGAAGCAGGAATTACTTATCAGAAGAATGATCAGTTAAATGATACACCCCCTGGTAGTTATCCGGCAAAATTAACCGTATTACTGTATAAACGTTTTCAAAGTTTTGGCAATGCTCAGGACAAAGGCTTGATTATAATTCCATGTGAATTGATTGACAGAAACGGAGATCATTTGAAACAGATTATCTTACAATATGCAGAAGACTGGAAACTAGGAGATCAATTTATAGCATGGATTCATAAAAACAACACTTTTTGTAATACTCTGGTGGATAGAATTGTTCCGGGGTATCCCAAAGATAAAATGGATGCAATTACCGCAGAATTAGGTTATAAAGATAATTTAGTAGTTGAAGGGGAACAATTCCATTTATGGGTAATTGAAGCGCCAGAAAGTGTAAAAAAAGAAATTCCATCTGAAACTTGTAATTTGAATATAGTCTTTACGGATAATATGGAACCTTACCGTACCCGTAAAGTACGTATATTAAATGGTGCGCATACGAGCCTTGTTCCCGTTGGGTTTTTATACGGTATTGATAAAGTACGTGAATCTATAGAAGACGAAGTTGTCGGAACGTATCTAAGGCATGTTATTTTTAATGAAATATGCCCGACTTTGGATTTTCCGGAAGCGGAACTCAATCGGTTTTCAAATGATGTTTTGGACCGGTTTAAAAATCCCTACCTGGAACATGAATTGTTAAGTATTGCTTTAAATTCGACCTCTAAATTTAAAACACGGGTCTTACCATCTGTATTAGAATTTATAAAGAAGAAAAATGAACTGCCAGAAGGCTTATTATTTTCTTTAGCATCCTTACTTGCATTTTATAAAGGAGATCGAGAGGGTCATACGTATTCACTTAAAGATGACCCTACTGCTTTAGAATTTTTTATAGCGCAATGGGCTACTAATGATATTCCATCTTTGGTAAAAGCTAGCTTATCAAACATTAGCTTTTGGGGCACGGATTTAACAGCATACAAAGGTTTGGAAACTAAGGTTTGTACCTACCTTAAGGATATCACCAATAACGGAATGAAAACCGCTTTAAAAACATTTTTAAATAAGTATGATGGTTATTGATTCGCACCAACATTTTTGGAACTACGAACCTGTAAAACACAGTTGGATTGGCGATGATATGTCAGGAATCCGTCGTGATTTTGATCCGCAGGATATAAAAAAAGAACTGGATGCAAATGGCGTTCACGGATGTGTTGCCGTGCAAGCAGATCAGACTTTAGCCGAAACTGATTTTTTAATTCGGCTTTCCGAAGAAAATGATTTCATTAAAGGCATTGTGGGTTGGGTAGATTTAAGAAATCAAAAGGTAAACGGTGATTTAGAACGATATAGTGCCTATAAAAAAGTAAAGGGTTTTCGTCATGTAGTGCAAGGCGAACCGGATCCTAATTTTTTATTGAGGCCTGATTTTCGTAATGGAATTACAGCTTTGGAAAAATATAACTTTACTTATGATATCTTAGTTTTTCCACATCAATTAGGGGCAACTTTAGAATTTGTAAAACAGTTTCCGAATCAAAAATTTGTAATTGACCATCTTGCCAAACCTTATATTAAAGATGGGTTTTTTGATGGTTGGGCTACACTTATGACTGAGATTGCAGAACACGAGAATGTATCTTGTAAAATTTCAGGGATGATTACAGAAGCGGATTATCATAACTGGACATCAGACCAATTGCACCCTTATATGGATATGGTGTTAAATACTTTTGGAACTAATAGAATCCTGTATGGTTCGGATTGGCCGGTATGCCTGGTTGCCGGAAATTATAAGCAGGTAAAAGATATTGTCACAAATTTTATAGCAACTTTATCCCAGGATGAACAGGAGGATATTATGGGTAAAAATGCTATTCAATTTTATAATTTATAATATATGATTCATTTGAATAGAACATATCATGAAATCCGTCAGTTCGAATGTTTCGACCAAAGGAAGAAGTGTATTTCATCTACGTTCAGTAGAACTATTAAGTCTTTCGACCAGGTTCAAAATGATAAAGATTTTAGTCAAAAAAGCTATTCTCGATACATTTTTTCTTCATTTCATTACGAAAAAACACTCGAATTGACGCTTTTTTCTTTAAATATATTTGGAATAGCTTATAATACATGCTTATGGATTTAGGACTTAAAGGAAAAATTGTTGTGGTTACCGGAGCGGCGGGGATTAAAGGGAGTATCGGAGAAACCATTGTTCAGCACCTGGCAAATGAAGGTGCTATTCCAGTCATAGTTTGTAGGAATGACCGTGGTATAGGTTATGAAAAGGAGTTACAGGATAAAGGGATTGATGCATTATTTGTAAAAACGGATTTATCAGATCACAAACAGATTGAGGCAGCCGCCCAGGTCATAGATAAGAAATACGGACGAATTGATGCTTTGATTAATAATGTAGGGGTAAATGACGGCGTAGGTCTGGATGCCTCAATAGCTGATTTCATGCGTTCATTACAATTAAATATGGTAAGTTTTTTTGCGATGACCAAATACTGTTTACCTATGATTAAAAAAGTGAAAGGAAATATTTTAAACATTGGTTCAAAGGTTGCGCTTACCGGTCAGGGAGGTACTTCCGGGTACGCTGCTTCAAAAGGGGGAGTTATTGGTCTAACCCGGGAATGGGCCGTTGATTTAATTAAAGACGGAATTCGTTCAAACGCTATTATCATTGCCGAAAGTTGGACCCCAGCTTATCATAACTGGATCAAAACGCTCGAAAATGGAGAAGAAAAATTAAAGTCCATCGTAAAAAAGATTCCTTTAGAAAACAGAATGACTACGCCGGCAGAAATTGCGGATCAATGTTTATTCACTATTTCAGAAAAGTCATCACATACTACGGGTCAATTTATAACCGTAGACGGTGGATATGTTCATTTAGATCGTTCTTTATTAACAGAATAAACTTTGGACACAATTAAAACATAGATGCTATCTAATTCTTTGTTTTAACTTTTTAATTGATTAAAAGTATAAGAATTAAACTATAACAGATGACTCAAACAACTAAAGCTCCTATCATTTCATCCGGATTACTGGTGCCTTTTATACTCATAACTTTTTGTTTTGCCCTTTGGGGTTTTGCCAATGACATTACCAATCCTTTAGTCAGTGCTTTTGGCCGTATATTTAATCAAAGCCAAACAATTAGTTCATTTACACAAGTTGCTTTTTACGGGGGTTATTGTCTGATGGCAATACCAGCCGCATTATTTATCAAAAAATATTCATATAAATCCGGTATTTTATTAGGTTTAGCACTTTATGCCGTTGGTGGATTAATCTTTATCCCGGCAGCATCTACGGGTTTGTTTTGGCCTTTTTTAGCTGCCTTTTTTATCTTGACCTGCGGACTAAGTTTTTTAGAAACCAGTGCAAATCCCTACATACTTTCTATGGGGGAAGAATCAACATCTACGCAAAGGTTGAACCTGGCACAAGCTTTTAATCCGATTGGTTCTATAACTGGTGCCTGGGTAGCTAAAGATTTTATTTTAGCAAAAATGAACAAGTTGAGTACCGCAGAAAGAGCAGCTTTACCTAAGGAAGAGTTTGAAGTTATTAAGATGTCCGATTTACAGGTGATTAAAGCTCCTTACGTGATTATAGGCTCGGTCATTGCCGTAATGTTTATCATTATTCTTTTAAAGAAAATGCCAAGAAATAAAGAAGTGGATTCTGGTAAGGGTTTGGATATTAAAGGTACGATGAATCGATTATGGTCGAATATACGATATAAAGAAGGTGTTTTAGCTCAGGCTTTTTATGTGGGTGCCCAGATATGCGTATGGACTTATACCATACAATATGGGACTAAAGTTTTTATGGATCGCGGGATGATCGAGGCCGAAGCTTCGGTTGAAGCGGGTTCCTATACAATTTATGCTTTGATTGTCTTTGCTGTAGCCCGATTTGCATGTACTTTTTTGTTGAAATATTTAACTCCCGGTTCCCTGTTAATGGCATTGGCAATAGGTGGGGTGCTCTTATCAATTCCTGTTATTGCCGTTGGGGGAATGATTGGTTTGTACGCATTGGTTGCCATTTCGGCTTGTATGTCCCTTATGTTTCCTACCATATATGGGATTGCGCTAAAAGGGGTGGGTGATGATGCTAAACTGGGAGCTGCAGGTCTGGTTATGGCAATTGGGGGAGGAGCTTTACTTCCGTACCTACAAGCCTATATGATTGATACGATTGATGTAAACACATCATATATTTTACCACTGATCTGTTTTGTTTTTATAGCGATTTATGGGTTCCGATCTTATAAAAAATATCCTGTTGGAGGAGTTGAATAGTAAACTGAAATAATATGATGACCACTAAGAGATATTGTTACGCCTGTGATCTAAAGGATAATGCTCAACTCATTGCAGCATATAAAGCGTATCATGCAGAAGGTAAAGCATGGCCGGAAATTACTAAAAGCATCAAAGATGCAGGTATTGTGGATATGCAAATTTACCTTACCGGGAATAGAATGTTTATGATTATGGAAGTGGATGAGACTTTTAACCCGGAAGAAAAGGCAAAAATGGATGCGAACAATCCCAAAGTACAGGAATGGGAACGTTTAATGTGGAAATACCAACAGGAATTACCCTGGGCGAAAAAAGGGGAGAAGTGGATTGCCCTGGAACAAATATTTCAGCTTTGATTTTTTATGTTATATGCTTTGTGTGATTTAGCTTTATACACTCGTTTGGTTTCTGTAATGACTTGGGGAAACACCCAGGTGTCTTTTAAAATACTTTACAAAATACGAGGCATCTTCAAAACCAACTTTAAAAGCTACTTCGCTTATTTGCAGGCTTGAAAATTTAAGTAAGCGTTGTGCTTCTAGTATAATACGTTCCGAGATCAATTGAGATGCGGATTTGCCAATAACTTCTTTAGTAATGGTAGTCAGTGTTTTTGAAGATATATGAAGCCTTTCGGCATAGTGTGCAACAGAAAGTCCTTTTTGATAATTTTCTTCGATCAGGTTTTTATACTGTGCAAAAATTAATTCGTGATGACTGTTAAATTTAATATGAGTTTTATTTGCATCCTGATTGATACGTTCTAATATAATAAGTAGAGATTTAAGGGAAAATCTAATAATATCTTCATAACCGAACAGGTGTTTTTTTGTAAGTTCTTCCCTCATGATGTTAATATAACCTGAGGCAGTTTGAGCCGTTTTAGTATCTATTTCATAACAAGGATCTTCTTTAGAACTAAAGACATTGTATTTTAAAAAAATATCTACGTCATTATGCATAAAAAAATGTTCGTTAAAATGTATCAACCATCCCTGAACATCTAGATTATTGTCAAAAGCATGGATATGATCTTTTGAAATAAAAAGAATGGTATTCTTCTTAATATTAAATGTTTTAAAATCTACCGTATGTGTGCCGCCCTCTTTAAAAAACCAAATGATCTGATAGTAACTATGAGAATGCGGTATAGCAGCTTTTTTTGCACTCTTTCTCCGGTACTCGTTCAGTTCATAGATTTGAAATTGTAACTTCTCCGGGTGCGCTTTGTGAAGGTGATATTGTTCCATTTTTAA from Aquimarina sp. ERC-38 includes these protein-coding regions:
- a CDS encoding L-rhamnose mutarotase → MTTKRYCYACDLKDNAQLIAAYKAYHAEGKAWPEITKSIKDAGIVDMQIYLTGNRMFMIMEVDETFNPEEKAKMDANNPKVQEWERLMWKYQQELPWAKKGEKWIALEQIFQL
- a CDS encoding tagaturonate reductase; the encoded protein is MQELNRNTVTAKTYTERIIQFGEGNFLRAFADWMVHKMNKEADFDAGVVAVQPIDQGLVHLLNDQDGLYTLYLNGIKNGKAISEYEIIDCIQRGIDPYKNYEEYLALAENPDIRFVISNTTEAGITYQKNDQLNDTPPGSYPAKLTVLLYKRFQSFGNAQDKGLIIIPCELIDRNGDHLKQIILQYAEDWKLGDQFIAWIHKNNTFCNTLVDRIVPGYPKDKMDAITAELGYKDNLVVEGEQFHLWVIEAPESVKKEIPSETCNLNIVFTDNMEPYRTRKVRILNGAHTSLVPVGFLYGIDKVRESIEDEVVGTYLRHVIFNEICPTLDFPEAELNRFSNDVLDRFKNPYLEHELLSIALNSTSKFKTRVLPSVLEFIKKKNELPEGLLFSLASLLAFYKGDREGHTYSLKDDPTALEFFIAQWATNDIPSLVKASLSNISFWGTDLTAYKGLETKVCTYLKDITNNGMKTALKTFLNKYDGY
- a CDS encoding helix-turn-helix domain-containing protein, yielding MEIIDSGEHLFLAIPKIRMNKHDLKMEQYHLHKAHPEKLQFQIYELNEYRRKSAKKAAIPHSHSYYQIIWFFKEGGTHTVDFKTFNIKKNTILFISKDHIHAFDNNLDVQGWLIHFNEHFFMHNDVDIFLKYNVFSSKEDPCYEIDTKTAQTASGYINIMREELTKKHLFGYEDIIRFSLKSLLIILERINQDANKTHIKFNSHHELIFAQYKNLIEENYQKGLSVAHYAERLHISSKTLTTITKEVIGKSASQLISERIILEAQRLLKFSSLQISEVAFKVGFEDASYFVKYFKRHLGVSPSHYRNQTSV
- a CDS encoding SDR family oxidoreductase, translated to MDLGLKGKIVVVTGAAGIKGSIGETIVQHLANEGAIPVIVCRNDRGIGYEKELQDKGIDALFVKTDLSDHKQIEAAAQVIDKKYGRIDALINNVGVNDGVGLDASIADFMRSLQLNMVSFFAMTKYCLPMIKKVKGNILNIGSKVALTGQGGTSGYAASKGGVIGLTREWAVDLIKDGIRSNAIIIAESWTPAYHNWIKTLENGEEKLKSIVKKIPLENRMTTPAEIADQCLFTISEKSSHTTGQFITVDGGYVHLDRSLLTE
- a CDS encoding amidohydrolase family protein; the protein is MVIDSHQHFWNYEPVKHSWIGDDMSGIRRDFDPQDIKKELDANGVHGCVAVQADQTLAETDFLIRLSEENDFIKGIVGWVDLRNQKVNGDLERYSAYKKVKGFRHVVQGEPDPNFLLRPDFRNGITALEKYNFTYDILVFPHQLGATLEFVKQFPNQKFVIDHLAKPYIKDGFFDGWATLMTEIAEHENVSCKISGMITEADYHNWTSDQLHPYMDMVLNTFGTNRILYGSDWPVCLVAGNYKQVKDIVTNFIATLSQDEQEDIMGKNAIQFYNL
- the fucP gene encoding L-fucose:H+ symporter permease, encoding MTQTTKAPIISSGLLVPFILITFCFALWGFANDITNPLVSAFGRIFNQSQTISSFTQVAFYGGYCLMAIPAALFIKKYSYKSGILLGLALYAVGGLIFIPAASTGLFWPFLAAFFILTCGLSFLETSANPYILSMGEESTSTQRLNLAQAFNPIGSITGAWVAKDFILAKMNKLSTAERAALPKEEFEVIKMSDLQVIKAPYVIIGSVIAVMFIIILLKKMPRNKEVDSGKGLDIKGTMNRLWSNIRYKEGVLAQAFYVGAQICVWTYTIQYGTKVFMDRGMIEAEASVEAGSYTIYALIVFAVARFACTFLLKYLTPGSLLMALAIGGVLLSIPVIAVGGMIGLYALVAISACMSLMFPTIYGIALKGVGDDAKLGAAGLVMAIGGGALLPYLQAYMIDTIDVNTSYILPLICFVFIAIYGFRSYKKYPVGGVE